One window of the Verrucomicrobiota bacterium genome contains the following:
- a CDS encoding glycosyltransferase, protein MSSVSAVISTFNRRRTLTRCIDSVLAQTIPLAEVIVVDDGSTDGTAAWLMKDYPHVRLIEQKNQGVSAARNTGIRSVNSEWIAFLDSDDVWLPQKLEKQMALLKTHPAFKICHTEERWIFKGKERPVALEYIKRGGWIFGDCLPRCAISPSTALIHQSVFKEVGLFDESLPACEDYDLWLRICSRMPVLLVDEPLIEKHGGHEDQLSAEPGLDKFRIRALEKLLSEDHLSEVNRKLAINQFREKCRIYSSGLTKHGKFDEVERYLNLIGRLD, encoded by the coding sequence ATGTCTTCGGTCTCTGCAGTGATATCCACCTTCAATCGTCGGCGCACTTTAACTCGATGTATCGATTCCGTTTTAGCGCAAACAATACCTCTTGCCGAAGTGATAGTGGTGGACGACGGTTCAACCGATGGAACCGCTGCCTGGCTGATGAAAGATTATCCGCACGTTCGACTTATCGAGCAAAAGAACCAGGGAGTCAGCGCGGCGCGGAATACGGGAATACGAAGCGTCAATTCTGAATGGATTGCTTTTCTTGACTCGGACGACGTCTGGCTTCCACAAAAGTTGGAAAAACAAATGGCCCTTTTGAAGACCCATCCCGCATTCAAGATTTGTCACACGGAAGAGCGATGGATTTTCAAAGGCAAAGAAAGGCCTGTGGCTTTGGAATATATCAAAAGGGGCGGCTGGATTTTTGGAGACTGCCTTCCACGTTGCGCAATCTCACCATCCACAGCCTTGATTCACCAATCCGTCTTCAAAGAGGTAGGGCTATTTGATGAATCACTACCTGCTTGTGAAGATTACGACCTGTGGTTGCGCATTTGCTCTCGCATGCCAGTTCTTTTAGTAGATGAACCGCTCATCGAAAAACATGGAGGACATGAGGATCAATTGAGTGCGGAACCCGGATTGGACAAATTTCGAATCCGGGCGCTGGAAAAGCTCCTAAGCGAAGATCATCTTTCCGAGGTGAATCGAAAACTTGCGATAAATCAGTTTCGCGAAAAATGCCGGATTTATTCATCCGGATTAACCAAACACGGTAAGTTTGATGAGGTGGAAAGGTATTTGAATCTCATAGGGAGACTCGATTAA
- a CDS encoding redoxin domain-containing protein: MKTPILTILTAILASSLLAADNDKAPRLPIGSDTIPFNLPGIDGEMHTLEDYADSKLLVIAFTCNHCPSAQAYEERLNDLATRYSKEDVALVAISPNDDKAVRIDELGYTEYNDSLEEMILRAQEQDFKFPYLYDGENQETSWAYGAWVTTHILIFDENRKLRYNGRVDDNDNPAEVTSHDTRNAIDALLAGQPVPIEETKVFGCSVKWAAKRPMVSRSLAKWNQEEAVLGLLEPDQVQALVANDTENLRLINVWATWCGPCTIEFPELVDIHRQYRKREIEVISITMDLPNKQPAAQKFLSSQHASMTNYLFNSTDRFKLINHLDGNNWEGSLPYTMLVAPGGEVLYRVEGQFDTMTLKKKIVGYLGRTYFD, encoded by the coding sequence ATGAAAACACCGATCCTAACAATTCTAACCGCGATACTTGCAAGCAGCTTGTTGGCTGCGGATAATGACAAGGCTCCACGACTTCCCATAGGTTCTGACACTATCCCGTTTAATCTCCCTGGAATTGATGGGGAAATGCATACACTCGAAGACTATGCGGACTCGAAGCTGCTGGTAATTGCTTTTACCTGCAATCACTGCCCCAGTGCGCAGGCATACGAAGAACGACTCAACGATCTGGCTACCCGTTATTCTAAAGAGGACGTTGCCCTGGTAGCCATTAGCCCCAACGACGATAAAGCGGTTCGCATCGATGAGCTTGGATACACCGAATACAACGACTCTCTGGAGGAGATGATATTGCGAGCTCAAGAACAAGACTTCAAATTCCCCTACTTGTACGATGGAGAAAACCAAGAAACAAGCTGGGCATACGGTGCATGGGTCACCACCCATATCCTCATTTTTGATGAAAACCGAAAATTGCGATACAATGGCCGCGTAGACGACAATGATAACCCCGCTGAGGTCACCTCGCATGATACCCGGAATGCTATTGATGCGCTGTTGGCCGGTCAGCCTGTGCCGATCGAGGAAACCAAAGTCTTTGGCTGCTCCGTTAAATGGGCTGCCAAGCGTCCCATGGTTTCCCGGTCTCTTGCCAAATGGAATCAAGAGGAAGCCGTTTTAGGCTTGTTGGAACCGGATCAGGTCCAAGCGTTGGTAGCCAATGACACTGAAAACCTGCGCCTGATTAACGTCTGGGCAACCTGGTGTGGACCTTGCACAATCGAATTCCCTGAACTGGTAGATATCCACCGCCAATACCGGAAAAGAGAAATCGAAGTAATATCTATTACTATGGATCTTCCCAACAAGCAGCCGGCAGCTCAAAAGTTTCTTTCATCGCAACATGCGTCGATGACCAACTATCTTTTTAACAGCACAGACAGGTTTAAGCTAATCAATCATCTGGATGGAAATAATTGGGAAGGCTCCCTGCCCTACACCATGCTGGTCGCCCCTGGAGGCGAAGTGCTTTATCGCGTCGAAGGTCAATTTGATACAATGACCTTAAAAAAGAAAATAGTAGGCTACCTAGGACGAACCTACTTCGATTAG
- a CDS encoding PQQ-dependent sugar dehydrogenase: MKKTIPLLIFLTFTVGQLLAQKTEKPAIDAAQLYQTYCAACHGVNMEGAQHAPLRKDYWVHGRDRIRVFRSIMNGIPSTDMIPWSQVFSDDQGYALTDYILENQTGTPIELRPIPTQVQTKDYLLKVETLAREGFSSSPWGIEFVDERRALITERRGGLRWMVDGELDPKTITGIPLTTQYGDSGMHDVALHPDYKNNGWVYISYVHSLGDGSTKDTPAMTRVVRGRVNGHSWVDQEDIFRLPDSLHFSKGTRWGSRLLFDKEGYLYLSIGDIGRNDDVQQLNKPAGKTYRVFPDGSIPPDNPYAGHPDAIEEIFTVGNRNLQGFAQHPETGVIWGTEHGPMGGDELNVIAKGKNYGWPVISHGINYNGEKVSELTHKEGMEQPVKFWTPSPALCPLEFYTGDLFPKWKNHAFIGALAFEQIKRLDLGNSEVLSEEVLFAGFGRVRDIKTGPEGALYVVLNNPDAVVRLTPN; the protein is encoded by the coding sequence ATGAAAAAGACCATACCTCTTTTGATTTTTCTCACATTTACAGTCGGTCAACTGCTTGCCCAGAAGACTGAGAAGCCCGCCATCGACGCAGCCCAGCTCTACCAAACCTATTGCGCGGCATGCCACGGAGTAAATATGGAGGGTGCACAGCACGCACCGCTACGTAAAGATTACTGGGTGCACGGCCGTGATCGCATCCGCGTATTTCGCAGCATCATGAATGGGATTCCTTCCACCGACATGATCCCTTGGTCTCAAGTTTTTTCCGACGATCAAGGTTATGCTTTGACGGATTACATTTTGGAAAACCAGACAGGTACACCGATTGAACTCAGGCCGATACCTACCCAAGTTCAAACGAAGGATTATCTCTTAAAGGTTGAGACACTGGCTCGTGAGGGGTTTTCCTCTTCGCCTTGGGGGATTGAGTTTGTTGATGAGAGGCGAGCCCTCATCACCGAACGACGTGGAGGTCTTCGTTGGATGGTTGATGGTGAGTTGGATCCGAAAACCATAACCGGGATTCCTCTGACCACTCAATATGGTGACTCCGGTATGCACGACGTCGCCTTGCATCCGGACTATAAAAATAATGGATGGGTCTACATCAGTTATGTCCATTCTTTGGGCGATGGCTCTACCAAAGATACTCCTGCCATGACCCGTGTCGTGCGTGGACGTGTGAACGGTCATAGCTGGGTGGATCAGGAAGACATTTTTCGCCTTCCCGATTCACTTCATTTTTCCAAAGGAACTCGATGGGGAAGTCGTCTTCTTTTCGACAAGGAAGGTTATCTCTATTTGAGCATAGGAGACATTGGTCGCAATGACGACGTTCAGCAGTTGAATAAGCCGGCAGGTAAAACGTACAGGGTTTTTCCCGACGGATCAATTCCTCCGGATAACCCTTATGCTGGCCATCCGGATGCGATTGAAGAAATATTCACCGTCGGTAACCGTAACCTGCAAGGCTTTGCCCAGCACCCTGAGACCGGGGTAATTTGGGGAACCGAGCACGGACCCATGGGTGGGGACGAACTCAACGTTATCGCAAAAGGTAAAAATTATGGATGGCCGGTCATCTCTCACGGTATCAATTACAATGGGGAAAAAGTTTCAGAATTGACTCACAAGGAAGGCATGGAGCAACCGGTTAAATTCTGGACGCCTTCGCCCGCTCTTTGTCCACTCGAGTTTTATACAGGAGATCTGTTCCCGAAATGGAAAAACCACGCGTTCATTGGCGCGTTGGCTTTTGAGCAAATCAAACGGCTCGATCTTGGTAATTCGGAAGTGCTCTCGGAAGAAGTGTTGTTTGCAGGTTTTGGACGCGTTCGGGATATAAAAACTGGTCCAGAGGGTGCGCTTTATGTAGTGCTAAATAATCCTGATGCGGTGGTTCGGCTAACTCCAAATTAA
- a CDS encoding sulfatase, whose protein sequence is MNRCLNSYLISTLILLSAGVNAFAQAQNNPDPATNAVIAPQPELMAKKQALLSQIKPVTGSDKRPPNIVLLFADDLGYADTAVYGSKTIPTPHIDALAKRGIRFTDAYVTAGTCSPSRAGMMSGNYQQRYGFEFNTSGAAETHQEGRGLMPSAITMAEVLQKAGYATGMFGKWHLGTRSYMHPQERGFDEFYGFLAGAHSFMPEDKMQPGYQSILRGHEPIIEPEYLTDAIARETVDFINRKRDVPFFAYVPFNAVHTPIEATEKYQKRFPNEKNETQRDYNAMTSALDDAVGSIVDALEKHKLLDNTLVIFLDDNGGPIYTGVQSNGPLKLGKLFLFEGGVRVPMIVSWPAKLDAGKNFSRITSSLDVFPTVCAAAGIELPDALPLDGVDLLPHLKGENPADPHRTLFWSNGPNKAIRMGKWKLVKSGDYFWLYDLSKDIGETNNLATEKPDVLEILQGSLDEWLGQMPPPAWPSKPNRQKFDVDGIPYELNI, encoded by the coding sequence ATGAATCGCTGTCTCAATAGTTACCTGATTTCTACCCTTATTCTGTTGTCTGCTGGAGTAAACGCGTTTGCTCAGGCTCAAAATAATCCCGACCCTGCAACCAATGCCGTTATTGCTCCTCAGCCTGAGCTGATGGCGAAAAAGCAGGCTCTCCTCTCTCAGATAAAACCAGTAACAGGAAGCGACAAGCGACCACCGAATATTGTCCTGCTTTTTGCCGATGATCTGGGTTATGCCGATACAGCGGTATACGGTTCCAAAACCATCCCGACTCCCCACATCGATGCCTTGGCCAAACGGGGAATCCGCTTCACCGACGCCTACGTTACTGCCGGCACTTGCAGTCCATCACGTGCTGGAATGATGTCGGGCAATTACCAGCAACGTTATGGATTTGAATTCAATACATCCGGCGCAGCCGAGACGCATCAAGAAGGTCGTGGTCTCATGCCTTCAGCTATCACCATGGCCGAAGTGTTACAAAAAGCCGGTTACGCGACGGGAATGTTCGGCAAGTGGCATCTAGGAACCCGTTCCTACATGCATCCGCAGGAACGCGGATTTGACGAATTCTATGGTTTTCTCGCCGGTGCTCATTCATTCATGCCGGAAGACAAAATGCAGCCTGGCTACCAATCGATATTGCGAGGCCATGAACCTATCATCGAACCGGAATATCTCACGGACGCCATTGCAAGAGAGACCGTTGATTTTATTAACCGGAAGAGAGATGTTCCATTCTTCGCTTACGTTCCTTTCAACGCGGTTCATACGCCCATAGAGGCGACTGAGAAATATCAGAAGCGTTTTCCAAACGAAAAGAATGAAACCCAACGCGACTACAATGCCATGACCAGCGCTCTTGATGATGCGGTTGGTTCTATTGTTGATGCCCTGGAAAAACACAAGCTTTTGGATAATACGCTCGTCATTTTCCTCGATGACAATGGCGGTCCCATTTATACGGGCGTCCAAAGCAACGGCCCGTTGAAACTGGGAAAACTTTTCCTCTTTGAGGGAGGCGTTCGAGTCCCGATGATAGTCTCATGGCCTGCAAAACTGGATGCCGGAAAAAACTTTTCCAGGATAACCAGTTCATTGGATGTTTTCCCAACTGTGTGCGCAGCCGCTGGAATTGAATTACCGGATGCACTTCCTCTCGACGGAGTCGATTTGCTCCCACACCTGAAAGGTGAAAATCCCGCAGATCCACACAGAACCCTCTTCTGGAGCAATGGCCCAAACAAAGCAATTCGTATGGGCAAATGGAAACTGGTCAAATCGGGCGACTACTTCTGGTTGTATGATCTTTCCAAAGACATTGGAGAAACAAACAACCTCGCTACGGAAAAACCAGACGTATTGGAAATCCTTCAAGGATCTCTTGATGAGTGGCTTGGACAAATGCCTCCCCCGGCCTGGCCAAGTAAACCCAACCGGCAAAAGTTCGATGTAGATGGTATTCCCTACGAATTGAATATCTGA
- a CDS encoding cobalamin-dependent protein (Presence of a B(12) (cobalamin)-binding domain implies dependence on cobalamin itself, in one of its several forms, or in some unusual lineages, dependence on a cobalamin-like analog.), with the protein MKKTVTIVEIGIYDEMLPLVSGYLECYASKNPEVKARYCFDYYTSHVNANLDNIINDLLQKSSDVFALSCYIWNMVAMLEIKEKLVSRHPNATIVLGGPQVMNYANEYLNPNHERSVVCNGEGERVFANLLMELLSVKPDFSNVRGISFFKDNELIKNPPEERISDLNEIPSPFLNGVFDDKRGKLAIYETNRGCPYKCTYCFWGAATNDSVYRFDEDRVRDEITWLSQHGVPLLYIADANWGLIKRDIGLSQHIADCKEKYNMPIYVYFSSAKNSPSRVSEITRIFAEAKVMNHQPVSMQSLNPRTLELVQRSNIKLSAYGELQDDLNARKIDSYIELIWPLPGETLESFKGGVQDLIERKASVIETYAHILLHNTPMSKNREAFGLVTKSIKNDTTEIVVGTADLSHEDFQEGIWFYYAVVALFNTRSIHLLTYYLRRHEIMGSAELYSRFMRYCREEHPEHFFTSYCRETIRSSQYYDIHIYPMVYLMSLETKREEFSQLLYDFASSQPWWGDPNARVMFEADMLNRIYLFSNSDFLAPTTPFEFFRVLSTDNRTYSVDIPSSHISILNEIGRDLKRDTLNSGNGHRCAYTINHNQEQLPVNMKMDEAYLANHCYGAIMRGAKHLPSWEAAKGPVQVFMS; encoded by the coding sequence GTGAAGAAAACTGTTACCATTGTTGAGATTGGCATCTACGACGAAATGCTCCCACTTGTTTCCGGCTATTTGGAATGTTATGCCTCTAAGAATCCGGAAGTGAAAGCCAGGTATTGCTTTGATTATTACACCTCGCACGTAAACGCAAACCTGGACAACATCATCAATGACTTGCTGCAAAAGAGCAGCGATGTCTTCGCTCTTAGCTGTTACATCTGGAACATGGTGGCGATGCTGGAGATCAAAGAAAAACTGGTTAGCCGACACCCCAACGCAACGATCGTTCTTGGTGGGCCGCAGGTCATGAATTATGCTAATGAATATTTGAACCCTAATCACGAAAGATCAGTTGTATGCAACGGTGAAGGTGAACGGGTGTTCGCAAATTTACTCATGGAATTGCTAAGCGTAAAACCTGACTTCTCAAATGTCAGAGGGATCAGTTTTTTCAAAGATAATGAGCTTATCAAAAATCCACCCGAGGAGCGTATTTCGGATTTGAATGAAATTCCGTCTCCATTTCTCAATGGAGTGTTCGACGACAAGCGAGGTAAACTGGCGATTTACGAAACCAATCGAGGTTGTCCTTATAAATGCACTTATTGTTTTTGGGGTGCAGCAACCAACGACAGTGTCTACAGGTTCGATGAAGATCGGGTTCGAGATGAAATCACTTGGCTCAGCCAACATGGCGTCCCACTGCTTTATATCGCGGATGCCAATTGGGGATTGATCAAGCGCGATATTGGCCTTTCTCAGCATATTGCGGACTGCAAAGAGAAATACAACATGCCAATATACGTCTATTTTTCTTCTGCTAAAAACTCGCCCAGCCGAGTGTCAGAAATCACTCGCATCTTTGCCGAAGCGAAGGTGATGAACCACCAACCAGTTTCCATGCAGTCTCTCAATCCGAGGACTCTGGAACTTGTCCAGCGAAGTAACATCAAACTCTCCGCTTATGGAGAGCTTCAGGATGATCTCAATGCGCGGAAAATCGATTCCTACATCGAATTGATCTGGCCTCTTCCCGGTGAAACCCTCGAATCCTTTAAGGGGGGTGTTCAGGATCTTATAGAAAGAAAAGCCTCGGTCATTGAAACCTATGCGCACATCCTTCTTCACAATACGCCGATGAGTAAGAATCGAGAGGCGTTCGGATTGGTAACGAAATCTATAAAGAATGATACCACGGAAATCGTAGTGGGAACGGCAGATCTTAGCCATGAAGATTTCCAGGAAGGAATCTGGTTTTATTATGCTGTCGTAGCACTCTTCAACACTCGAAGCATACACTTACTGACCTATTATCTACGTCGTCATGAAATCATGGGTTCAGCCGAACTATACAGCCGTTTCATGAGGTACTGCCGGGAGGAACATCCCGAACACTTTTTTACCTCGTATTGCCGGGAAACGATTCGTTCCTCCCAGTACTACGATATTCATATCTACCCGATGGTGTATTTGATGAGCCTGGAAACTAAGCGGGAAGAATTTTCACAATTGCTCTACGATTTTGCATCATCACAGCCTTGGTGGGGTGATCCTAACGCTCGGGTTATGTTCGAAGCCGACATGCTAAATCGCATATACCTGTTCAGTAATTCGGACTTTCTCGCACCCACCACACCCTTTGAGTTTTTCCGGGTTTTGTCTACGGACAATCGAACGTATTCGGTCGATATTCCGTCCAGCCATATTTCGATCCTGAATGAAATCGGTAGAGATCTGAAACGAGACACTTTGAACAGTGGAAACGGTCACCGTTGTGCTTACACTATTAATCACAATCAGGAGCAGCTCCCGGTTAATATGAAGATGGATGAAGCCTATTTAGCCAATCATTGCTATGGTGCCATTATGCGCGGGGCAAAGCACCTTCCTTCTTGGGAAGCGGCCAAAGGGCCAGTCCAAGTATTCATGAGTTAG
- a CDS encoding PQQ-dependent sugar dehydrogenase produces MCRLLVLLLFVSSTHAQEDEEESKASINPAILYKTYCANCHGVNMEGAQHAPLIKDVWLYGRDRTHMLRNLMYGIANTDMISWAQVIGDAECESLIDYIIESQDRPPTEIKTFPTVLHTEDYDLQVEALVEDGFRTAPWGIEFVDDRRALITERREGLRWMVDGVLDPEPIHGIPVATHYGDSGMFDLALHPDYSTNGRVYISYVHPLGDPDSRDTPAMTRVIRGRVNGHQWVDQETIFKVDEKLHISPGRGPWGSRMLFDKDGYLLFSIGDSTKLDHVQLLSRPSGKVFRVFADGMIPEDNPFVGYEGAFEAIYAIGNRNIQGMDQHPLTGDYWTTEHGPMGGDELNVIEKGKNYGWPVITHGRDYTGEPISLLTHREGMEQPVKYWVPSPALCPLEFYTGNLFPKWKNHALLGALKFEEVRRVVIQGVEVVSEEVILKGYGRVRDVKFGPDGALYLCINRPELIVRLTPMSH; encoded by the coding sequence ATGTGCCGACTTCTGGTCCTCCTCCTATTCGTTTCTTCGACTCATGCTCAGGAAGATGAAGAAGAGTCGAAAGCTTCAATCAACCCAGCCATACTCTACAAAACGTATTGCGCGAATTGCCATGGCGTAAACATGGAGGGCGCTCAACACGCACCTTTGATAAAAGATGTTTGGCTATACGGTAGAGACAGAACCCATATGCTCCGCAATCTCATGTATGGCATAGCGAATACCGACATGATTTCCTGGGCACAGGTTATTGGTGATGCAGAGTGCGAATCGTTAATTGATTATATCATTGAAAGCCAGGATCGTCCACCGACAGAGATAAAGACATTTCCAACGGTCTTGCATACGGAGGATTATGATTTGCAGGTGGAGGCGCTGGTTGAGGACGGATTTCGTACTGCTCCGTGGGGGATCGAATTTGTGGACGATCGGAGGGCGTTGATAACTGAGCGACGCGAAGGACTTCGTTGGATGGTGGATGGCGTTTTGGATCCTGAACCTATTCACGGCATTCCGGTTGCTACTCATTACGGTGACTCTGGAATGTTTGATCTGGCGTTGCATCCAGACTATTCGACCAATGGGCGGGTATACATTTCCTATGTTCATCCATTGGGAGATCCGGATTCTCGAGACACGCCTGCCATGACTCGTGTAATACGTGGTCGAGTGAACGGGCACCAGTGGGTCGACCAGGAAACTATCTTTAAGGTCGACGAAAAACTGCATATTAGTCCGGGGCGGGGACCTTGGGGAAGCCGTATGCTTTTTGACAAAGACGGATATCTTTTATTTTCGATTGGAGACAGTACCAAACTGGATCACGTGCAGCTTCTGTCCAGGCCGAGTGGTAAAGTGTTCAGGGTTTTCGCGGATGGAATGATTCCGGAGGATAATCCATTTGTCGGATACGAGGGAGCATTTGAAGCGATCTACGCTATAGGAAATCGCAATATCCAGGGAATGGACCAGCATCCTTTGACGGGTGACTATTGGACTACCGAACATGGCCCCATGGGAGGCGATGAATTGAACGTCATTGAAAAAGGAAAAAACTATGGATGGCCTGTGATCACTCATGGTAGGGATTACACAGGAGAGCCTATATCTCTGTTGACTCATAGAGAAGGCATGGAGCAGCCAGTAAAATATTGGGTGCCATCGCCTGCGCTTTGCCCGCTGGAATTTTATACAGGAAATTTGTTTCCCAAATGGAAAAACCACGCGCTTTTAGGAGCCCTCAAGTTTGAAGAAGTACGCCGAGTAGTCATCCAGGGAGTTGAGGTGGTTTCGGAAGAAGTTATCCTAAAAGGCTATGGTCGTGTCCGTGATGTGAAATTCGGACCCGATGGCGCTCTTTATCTTTGTATCAACCGTCCGGAACTCATCGTTCGATTAACGCCGATGAGTCATTGA
- a CDS encoding PQQ-like beta-propeller repeat protein — translation MVNLRKIPSVAAFSCTVLLTSLFSSDWPQWRGPDRDGTWNETGIISSFDSPKLKPKWSSPIGSGYSGPTVSNGRVYLTSRLEEPDQVEQIHCVDETTGKEIWKYVYACEYQDIGYPLGPRAAVAIYDGKAYALGAMGHFHCLDAKTGKLIWKKDLIEDYQVSTPVWGITASPVVDEENVYLQVGGEGESVVVAFDKDTGVEHWRSLDGLASYSSLKFIEQNGERLLLAWTGDWFSALNPSSGKPAWKHVFNRAKMAINVADAVLDPKTNRIFLSSFYDGSYLYQLDSNSLSSELLWERRGRSEVSTDALHSIISTSVIRGNYVYGIDSYGEFRCLDLENGDRVWEDQTLLENGRWATAFLVQNGERTWIFTEKGDLVIAHLTPEGFERISTTHIIDPTTFLPRRNEEVLWSHPAFANKHILARNDRELISVNLSQ, via the coding sequence ATGGTCAATTTACGAAAAATTCCTTCTGTCGCCGCCTTCTCATGCACCGTTTTATTAACAAGCTTGTTTTCAAGTGATTGGCCGCAATGGCGTGGCCCTGACCGTGACGGGACATGGAATGAAACTGGAATTATTTCCAGCTTCGATTCACCCAAGCTTAAACCAAAATGGAGCTCACCCATTGGATCGGGTTACTCCGGGCCTACTGTTAGTAATGGTCGCGTTTATCTGACCAGTCGATTGGAGGAACCAGATCAAGTAGAGCAAATTCATTGCGTCGACGAAACTACAGGAAAAGAAATCTGGAAATATGTCTACGCCTGCGAGTACCAGGATATCGGGTACCCGCTTGGCCCGAGAGCGGCTGTAGCTATTTACGACGGCAAGGCTTATGCACTCGGAGCGATGGGGCATTTTCACTGCCTGGATGCAAAAACAGGTAAGCTCATTTGGAAGAAGGATCTGATTGAAGACTATCAGGTCAGTACACCTGTTTGGGGTATCACCGCCTCTCCGGTAGTAGACGAAGAAAATGTTTACCTGCAAGTGGGTGGTGAAGGAGAATCTGTTGTCGTCGCATTTGATAAAGATACGGGTGTAGAGCATTGGCGATCATTGGATGGTCTGGCCTCCTATTCGTCTCTGAAATTTATTGAACAGAATGGCGAGCGACTTCTATTGGCTTGGACAGGTGATTGGTTTTCAGCACTCAATCCGAGTTCAGGCAAACCAGCCTGGAAGCATGTTTTTAATCGGGCTAAAATGGCGATCAATGTTGCCGATGCGGTTTTGGATCCTAAAACAAATAGAATCTTCCTAAGCTCCTTCTATGATGGTTCCTATCTCTACCAACTTGATTCGAATTCATTGAGCTCCGAACTTCTTTGGGAGCGTCGTGGCAGAAGTGAAGTAAGTACGGATGCACTCCACAGTATTATCAGCACCTCAGTAATCCGGGGAAATTATGTGTATGGTATTGATAGTTACGGTGAATTCCGCTGCCTCGATCTTGAAAACGGCGATCGTGTATGGGAAGATCAGACCCTGCTGGAAAATGGACGTTGGGCCACGGCGTTTTTGGTTCAGAACGGGGAACGCACCTGGATCTTCACCGAAAAAGGAGATCTTGTGATAGCTCACCTGACACCAGAAGGATTCGAACGTATTTCTACTACCCATATTATTGATCCAACAACTTTCCTTCCAAGACGTAATGAAGAAGTCCTGTGGTCACACCCCGCTTTTGCCAACAAGCATATCCTTGCGCGCAACGATAGAGAACTGATTTCTGTGAATCTTTCGCAATAA